From Gemmatimonadota bacterium, the proteins below share one genomic window:
- a CDS encoding AtpZ/AtpI family protein — protein MTSPDPQGRRGVSGAEALGFAMTIAASTTLFFFGGGALDRWAGTEPLFSVLGALLGAGAGIYYMIRRLMPGEGPGDGAG, from the coding sequence ATGACGAGTCCGGATCCGCAGGGAAGGCGCGGGGTGTCTGGCGCCGAGGCGCTTGGATTCGCCATGACGATCGCCGCGAGCACGACGCTCTTCTTCTTCGGAGGAGGGGCGTTGGATCGCTGGGCCGGAACGGAGCCGCTTTTTAGTGTCCTGGGCGCGCTCCTTGGAGCAGGCGCGGGGATCTATTATATGATCCGTCGACTGATGCCGGGCGAGGGGCCAGGGGACGGCGCCGGGTGA
- a CDS encoding BsuPI-related putative proteinase inhibitor produces MHRFFIAGVGALTLSCAGGTDGGTQNGSPATDDGAAAAEAPADLATSLIARVAERDVAVVLSITNAGGEAVRLDFNSGQRFDVSVSDVEGEEVWRWSEGRSFIQALGSETLAPGATLSYETSWPEPAAGNYRVAGWVTASNRDIRQEVDVRVPLDGEGPQGP; encoded by the coding sequence ATGCATCGTTTTTTCATCGCGGGCGTGGGCGCGCTGACGCTTTCGTGCGCGGGTGGCACCGACGGCGGCACGCAGAACGGTTCGCCGGCGACCGATGATGGCGCGGCGGCGGCCGAGGCACCCGCCGACCTCGCGACGTCACTGATCGCGCGCGTAGCCGAGCGCGACGTGGCCGTCGTCCTCAGCATCACGAATGCCGGCGGCGAGGCCGTGCGACTCGATTTCAACTCCGGGCAGCGTTTCGATGTCTCAGTTTCCGATGTCGAGGGCGAGGAAGTGTGGCGCTGGTCGGAGGGCCGCTCCTTCATCCAGGCTCTCGGTTCCGAGACGCTGGCTCCGGGAGCGACCCTGAGCTATGAAACGAGCTGGCCCGAACCTGCCGCTGGAAACTACCGAGTGGCGGGTTGGGTTACGGCCAGCAATAGGGACATCCGGCAGGAAGTAGACGTGCGGGTGCCGCTGGACGGAGAGGGACCCCAGGGACCGTAG
- a CDS encoding pyridoxal-phosphate dependent enzyme translates to MRPGAGDPARPTAGQVREAAGRLAPHLAATPLRRFPALSESLDADVYLKLENRQPTGSFKIRGALNALLPEAGGPGPVVAASAGNHAFALAHAARLVGREAVLFVPSDAPAAKIAGVREAGGEVRLIDGGYDDAEDAATRWAASEPAADLIHAFDDARVVAGQGTLGLEILEQLPGVRAIVAPVGGGGLLAGLLTACDGRGVDVVGAQGDRTRAMHDALRAGDLVETPVVPTLLDGLAGRTTRRALDRLLTREARVELVPEAATAEAMRRLHALGIRAEGSGAVALAALATGAVRTADPVVVIVSGGNIDDEALAAVLAGERPPLPGTGD, encoded by the coding sequence GTGAGGCCGGGCGCTGGTGATCCCGCCCGGCCCACGGCGGGCCAGGTTCGGGAAGCCGCCGGGCGGCTCGCGCCGCACCTGGCGGCGACCCCGCTACGGCGCTTTCCGGCGCTCTCGGAGTCGCTCGACGCCGACGTCTACCTCAAGCTGGAAAACCGCCAGCCCACCGGATCCTTCAAGATCCGCGGGGCGCTGAACGCGCTGCTGCCGGAGGCCGGCGGGCCGGGTCCGGTGGTCGCCGCCTCGGCTGGGAATCACGCCTTCGCGCTCGCCCACGCCGCGCGCCTGGTCGGCCGCGAGGCCGTGCTGTTCGTGCCCTCCGACGCCCCCGCCGCCAAGATCGCGGGGGTGCGCGAGGCGGGCGGTGAGGTACGGCTGATAGACGGCGGCTACGACGACGCCGAGGACGCGGCGACGCGGTGGGCCGCGTCGGAGCCGGCCGCCGACCTGATCCACGCCTTCGACGACGCGCGCGTGGTGGCAGGACAGGGTACGCTGGGCCTGGAGATCCTGGAGCAGCTCCCCGGGGTCCGGGCCATCGTCGCCCCGGTGGGCGGGGGGGGCCTTCTCGCCGGGCTGCTCACCGCGTGCGACGGCAGGGGGGTCGACGTGGTGGGCGCGCAGGGCGACCGCACGCGGGCGATGCACGACGCCCTGCGGGCCGGCGATCTGGTGGAAACCCCCGTCGTGCCGACGCTGCTGGACGGGCTGGCCGGACGCACGACCCGGCGAGCCCTGGATCGCTTGCTGACTCGCGAGGCGCGCGTGGAGCTGGTGCCCGAAGCGGCGACGGCCGAGGCCATGCGCAGGCTGCACGCGCTGGGAATCAGGGCCGAGGGGTCTGGGGCGGTCGCGCTCGCGGCGCTCGCTACCGGCGCCGTCCGGACCGCCGATCCCGTCGTCGTCATCGTCAGCGGCGGCAACATCGACGACGAAGCGCTCGCCGCGGTTCTTGCGGGAGAGCGGCCTCCGCTTCCAGGCACGGGCGACTGA
- a CDS encoding prepilin peptidase yields MIGWAWVVAAPLGAALGSFLNVCVHRWPIDQSVVSPRSSCPVCERSIAWYDNLPVLSWLLLRGRCRGCAEPISVQYPLVELAVAGIWGGVVAWSGPSVEAVRIAVFLTILLGIALTDARHYIIPDEFSMGGLAIGLGFAAIPGDTPLTTALLGAAVGFGLLWAMAVLGERAFKKPAMGGGDIKMMAMVGAFLGTPGVFLTVFLGALLGALIFGPISMKTGKLVPFGIFLALGAAVAALWGPAVIEWYVGAFL; encoded by the coding sequence ATGATCGGTTGGGCGTGGGTGGTGGCGGCGCCGCTCGGAGCGGCGCTCGGGTCGTTCCTGAACGTGTGCGTTCACCGGTGGCCGATCGACCAGTCGGTCGTGTCTCCGCGTTCAAGTTGCCCGGTCTGCGAGCGTTCCATCGCGTGGTACGACAACCTCCCCGTGCTGAGCTGGCTTCTGTTGCGGGGACGCTGCCGCGGGTGCGCCGAACCCATTTCCGTCCAGTACCCGTTGGTGGAGCTCGCGGTGGCCGGGATCTGGGGAGGCGTGGTCGCGTGGTCGGGGCCGTCCGTGGAAGCGGTCCGGATCGCGGTGTTCCTGACGATCCTGCTGGGCATCGCCCTGACCGACGCGCGCCACTACATCATCCCGGACGAGTTCTCCATGGGGGGCCTGGCCATCGGGCTGGGGTTCGCGGCGATCCCGGGCGACACCCCGCTGACCACCGCGCTGCTCGGAGCGGCCGTGGGCTTCGGTCTCCTGTGGGCGATGGCGGTGCTCGGGGAGAGGGCGTTCAAGAAGCCCGCGATGGGCGGCGGCGATATCAAGATGATGGCCATGGTGGGGGCGTTCCTGGGCACGCCGGGCGTCTTTCTGACGGTCTTCCTCGGCGCCCTGCTGGGCGCGCTGATCTTCGGCCCCATTTCCATGAAGACCGGCAAGCTGGTGCCGTTCGGGATCTTTCTGGCGCTGGGCGCGGCGGTGGCGGCGCTGTGGGGGCCGGCGGTTATCGAATGGTACGTAGGCGCGTTTCTGTAG
- a CDS encoding gamma carbonic anhydrase family protein: MALILPYGGITPRIDPSAFVAPSAVLIGDVEVGPEASIWFGAVLRGDHPDCGIRVHARASVQDNCVLHVSERGDTVVGEGATIGHGATFESCRIGARALVGMNAVILHGADIGEGALVAALAVVPEGMRVPPRTLVAGAPASVRKELEGESAGWVGRSADHYVALSRSYLAQGIGVVDVAP, translated from the coding sequence ATGGCGTTGATACTTCCCTACGGCGGGATTACTCCCCGGATCGACCCGAGCGCCTTCGTGGCGCCCAGCGCGGTGCTGATCGGCGACGTGGAAGTGGGTCCCGAAGCGAGCATCTGGTTCGGCGCCGTGCTGCGCGGCGACCACCCGGACTGCGGTATTCGCGTGCACGCGCGGGCGAGCGTGCAGGACAACTGCGTCCTGCACGTCAGTGAACGCGGCGACACGGTGGTCGGGGAGGGCGCCACCATCGGGCACGGCGCCACCTTCGAAAGCTGCCGGATAGGAGCACGCGCGCTGGTCGGCATGAACGCCGTGATCCTGCACGGCGCCGACATCGGCGAGGGGGCCCTGGTGGCGGCGCTCGCCGTGGTGCCAGAAGGCATGCGCGTCCCGCCGCGCACCCTCGTGGCGGGCGCGCCGGCCAGCGTTCGCAAGGAGCTGGAAGGCGAGTCGGCGGGCTGGGTGGGGCGCAGCGCGGACCACTACGTGGCGCTGTCGCGATCCTATCTGGCGCAGGGCATCGGCGTGGTGGACGTCGCGCCGTGA
- a CDS encoding hemolysin family protein has protein sequence MNPAALAALIVVAAAGVVVSALLTLVETAIFSLGPARLRTLEEEGFHDHERLIGLRERPVYPLVLLRFGTASADAATAACLGVAGYAGAGPLGAAAGFVVAALAILTLGSLWPARYAAGRNVRVALAAAPWLDRAARVARPALAPFRAFVEGLPETSSGLMEVEPEDEIRQLASLGSDEGVIDDTERLLLERAFRLDETQAHEVMTPRVDVFAWRESMTLGDIASELALVPFSRIPVYGESIDEVTGVLYVRDAYQALLRDRKDVALSDLAREPLVVPGSIRLTGLLGEFQARRIHLAVVMDEYGGTDGIVTLEDILEELVGEIVDETDIAEEPILRLSRSEIVADGDVDLRELNHRFNARFPLLEHRSLNGYVLEELGHVPSVGERLVREGIEIEVVEASETHVIRARLRRQQPMPDLAADTRSLQEATRPGR, from the coding sequence GTGAACCCCGCCGCGCTGGCCGCGCTGATCGTAGTCGCGGCCGCGGGCGTCGTCGTGTCCGCGCTACTCACGCTCGTCGAGACCGCCATCTTTTCGCTCGGCCCGGCGCGCCTACGGACCCTCGAAGAGGAGGGTTTCCATGACCACGAGCGGTTGATCGGCCTGCGCGAGCGGCCGGTCTACCCGCTCGTACTGCTGCGGTTCGGCACCGCGTCGGCGGACGCGGCGACGGCGGCGTGTCTGGGTGTCGCCGGCTACGCCGGTGCCGGGCCGCTCGGCGCCGCCGCCGGTTTCGTGGTGGCGGCGCTCGCGATCCTGACCCTGGGCAGCCTGTGGCCGGCGCGCTACGCCGCCGGCAGGAACGTGCGCGTGGCACTGGCCGCCGCGCCCTGGCTGGACCGGGCGGCGCGCGTGGCCAGGCCGGCGCTGGCGCCGTTTCGCGCCTTCGTGGAGGGGCTGCCCGAGACGTCGTCGGGTCTCATGGAGGTCGAACCGGAAGACGAGATCCGGCAGTTGGCATCCCTGGGCAGCGACGAGGGCGTCATCGACGACACCGAGCGGCTGCTCCTGGAGCGTGCGTTCCGGCTCGACGAAACGCAGGCGCACGAGGTGATGACGCCGCGCGTGGACGTTTTCGCGTGGCGCGAATCCATGACGCTCGGCGACATCGCGTCGGAGTTGGCGCTCGTGCCTTTTTCCCGCATCCCCGTCTACGGCGAGAGCATAGACGAGGTCACCGGGGTCCTCTACGTGCGCGACGCCTATCAGGCCCTACTCCGCGACCGCAAGGATGTGGCGCTGTCGGACCTGGCGCGCGAGCCGCTGGTGGTGCCGGGGTCGATTCGACTCACGGGTCTCCTGGGCGAGTTCCAGGCCCGCCGCATCCACCTGGCCGTGGTCATGGACGAGTACGGAGGCACGGACGGGATCGTCACCCTCGAAGACATCCTCGAGGAGCTGGTCGGCGAGATAGTGGACGAGACGGACATTGCCGAGGAGCCGATCCTGCGTCTTTCGCGCTCCGAGATAGTGGCCGACGGAGACGTGGACCTGCGCGAGTTGAACCATCGTTTCAACGCGCGGTTCCCGCTGCTCGAGCACAGGTCGCTCAACGGCTACGTGCTGGAGGAGCTGGGACACGTTCCCTCGGTGGGCGAACGCCTGGTCCGGGAGGGCATCGAAATCGAGGTCGTGGAGGCGAGCGAGACGCACGTGATCCGCGCCCGCCTGAGGCGGCAGCAGCCCATGCCCGACCTGGCCGCCGACACGCGCTCCCTGCAGGAGGCGACTCGGCCGGGGCGGTGA
- the atpF gene encoding F0F1 ATP synthase subunit B, producing MNAIFLLLQEAHDAVEGAAEQTPNIFNLEIGVSFWTWVIFLGLLFVLSKWAFPPILGYAAAREERIQNSLDDAKQARDDAAALLERQRAELAEAKDEAQRIIAEGKQDAEKLRAELLERARAEQQELVDGARADIQRERERAVESVRREAVDLALAAASKLVSERMDADNDRRLVEEFLAEAGAGLERA from the coding sequence ATGAACGCCATTTTCTTGCTGCTGCAGGAAGCGCATGACGCCGTGGAGGGAGCCGCGGAGCAAACGCCGAACATCTTCAACCTGGAGATCGGCGTGTCCTTCTGGACGTGGGTGATCTTCCTCGGTCTGTTGTTCGTCCTCTCCAAGTGGGCGTTCCCGCCCATCCTGGGCTACGCCGCGGCGCGCGAGGAGCGCATCCAGAACAGCCTGGACGACGCGAAGCAGGCGCGCGATGACGCGGCGGCCCTGCTCGAGCGGCAGCGCGCGGAGTTGGCCGAGGCGAAGGACGAGGCGCAGCGCATCATCGCCGAGGGCAAGCAGGACGCCGAAAAGCTCAGGGCCGAGCTGCTGGAGCGCGCGCGCGCCGAGCAGCAGGAGTTGGTAGACGGCGCCCGCGCCGACATCCAGCGTGAGCGCGAACGGGCGGTGGAAAGCGTGCGCCGCGAGGCCGTCGATCTGGCTCTTGCCGCCGCGTCCAAGCTCGTGTCGGAGCGCATGGATGCGGACAACGACCGAAGGCTGGTCGAGGAGTTCCTGGCCGAGGCCGGTGCCGGCCTCGAGCGCGCGTAG
- the atpB gene encoding F0F1 ATP synthase subunit A: MRSFLPLLKSAQEGEFDIGEMILHHLADSHELEIGSWVIPLPRFDPVHIGPLTLDFSITKHVVFLILAAALVMLMLIPAARHAQRARAAGSERGPKGAANVVEAFVLFVRDEIAMKGVGPGGERYAPYVVGVFFFILMGNLLGLVPWGASPTGNISVTAALAALTFIVVEVGGMRELGPVGYSKTIFFAPSGLPLIGTAILMMVMAPVEALGKLTKPFALAIRLYANMTAGHAVVLAFTGMAVTAGLALNLIWVAPISMAVGIMLLEILVAFLQAYIFAMLSAVFIGLIRHPH, translated from the coding sequence ATGCGATCGTTCTTGCCGCTGCTCAAATCCGCCCAGGAGGGCGAGTTCGACATCGGGGAGATGATTCTCCATCACCTGGCCGACTCGCACGAGCTCGAGATCGGCTCCTGGGTGATCCCGCTGCCGCGGTTCGACCCCGTCCACATCGGCCCGCTAACGCTGGACTTCTCCATCACCAAGCACGTGGTCTTCCTGATCCTGGCGGCCGCGCTTGTCATGCTCATGCTGATCCCGGCCGCCCGGCACGCCCAGCGCGCGCGCGCCGCCGGGTCGGAGCGCGGACCGAAGGGCGCGGCGAACGTGGTCGAGGCGTTCGTCCTCTTCGTCCGCGACGAGATAGCCATGAAGGGGGTCGGCCCGGGCGGTGAGCGCTACGCGCCGTACGTGGTCGGCGTCTTCTTCTTCATCCTGATGGGCAATCTGCTGGGCCTCGTGCCCTGGGGGGCTAGCCCCACGGGAAACATTTCCGTCACGGCCGCGCTGGCCGCGCTGACGTTCATCGTCGTCGAAGTCGGCGGTATGCGCGAGCTGGGTCCGGTGGGCTACTCCAAAACGATCTTCTTTGCGCCCTCCGGCCTGCCGCTGATCGGCACGGCGATCCTGATGATGGTCATGGCCCCCGTGGAGGCTCTGGGCAAGCTGACCAAGCCCTTCGCTCTCGCGATCCGGCTTTACGCGAACATGACCGCCGGCCACGCGGTAGTCCTCGCGTTCACGGGGATGGCGGTGACGGCGGGCCTCGCGCTGAACCTGATCTGGGTCGCGCCGATCTCGATGGCGGTCGGCATCATGCTCTTGGAGATCCTGGTCGCGTTCCTCCAGGCCTACATCTTCGCGATGCTCAGCGCCGTGTTCATAGGGCTGATTCGGCATCCCCACTAG
- the atpA gene encoding F0F1 ATP synthase subunit alpha encodes MASTEAQLRAGEIKEVLLREIERYEDDIQVDEVGEVLEVKDGVARIYGLSKAMASEILEITSSESGEVISALALNLEEDNIGAVIMGDWTALQEGDAARRTGRVFDIPVGDGYLGRVVNPLGEALDGKGPIDPVAGSRQIDVVAPGIVKRQPVAEPLQTGLKAIDSMIPIGRGQRELIIGDRGTGKSAIALDAIINQRDTGVVCVYCAIGQRAGKVASVVETLRERGAMDYTIVVAANASDPAPLQYIAPYAACALAEHFMWQGKHTLVIYDDLTKQAQAYRQLSLVLRRPPGREAFPGDVFYLHSRLLERAAKLADEQGGGSLTALPIVETQAGDVSAYIPTNVISITDGQIFLESDLFYSNVRPAVNVGLSVSRVGGAAQVKAMKQVAGRLRLDLAQYRALEAFAQFGSELDATTQRQLERGKRIVEVLKQPQYAPMAVEDQIMVIYAVTNGHLDKVDVDKVRAWERGFLEFVRTQRGELAERVREEKKLGDELEEDLKAAITTFHDRFESGGEAEAA; translated from the coding sequence ATGGCGAGCACCGAAGCCCAGCTTCGCGCCGGAGAAATCAAGGAAGTCCTGTTGCGCGAGATCGAGCGCTACGAGGACGACATTCAGGTCGACGAGGTCGGCGAGGTCCTGGAGGTCAAGGACGGCGTCGCCCGTATATACGGGCTCTCGAAGGCCATGGCGAGCGAAATCCTGGAGATCACGTCGTCCGAGTCGGGCGAGGTGATCAGCGCGCTCGCGCTGAACCTCGAAGAGGACAACATCGGCGCCGTGATCATGGGCGACTGGACGGCCCTGCAGGAAGGGGACGCCGCGCGTCGCACGGGGCGGGTGTTCGACATCCCGGTTGGCGACGGCTACCTGGGCAGGGTCGTGAACCCGCTCGGCGAGGCGCTCGACGGCAAGGGTCCCATCGACCCCGTGGCCGGCAGCCGGCAGATCGACGTGGTGGCTCCGGGAATCGTGAAGCGCCAGCCGGTCGCCGAGCCGCTCCAGACCGGCCTCAAGGCGATCGACTCCATGATCCCCATCGGTCGCGGTCAGCGCGAGCTGATCATCGGCGACCGCGGCACCGGGAAGTCGGCGATCGCGCTGGACGCGATCATCAACCAGCGCGACACGGGCGTCGTGTGCGTCTACTGCGCCATCGGCCAGCGCGCGGGGAAGGTCGCGAGCGTGGTGGAGACGCTGAGGGAACGCGGCGCGATGGACTACACCATCGTGGTCGCGGCCAACGCGAGCGATCCGGCACCTCTGCAGTACATCGCCCCGTACGCTGCCTGCGCCCTCGCCGAGCACTTCATGTGGCAGGGCAAGCACACGCTGGTCATCTACGACGATCTGACGAAGCAGGCGCAGGCGTACCGCCAGCTGTCGCTGGTGCTGCGCCGTCCGCCGGGGCGCGAGGCGTTCCCCGGCGATGTCTTCTATCTGCACTCGCGTCTGCTCGAGAGGGCGGCCAAGCTGGCCGACGAGCAGGGCGGCGGGTCGCTGACCGCGCTGCCGATCGTGGAGACGCAGGCCGGCGACGTGTCGGCCTACATCCCCACCAACGTGATCTCCATCACCGACGGCCAGATCTTCCTCGAGTCAGACCTGTTCTACTCGAACGTGCGACCCGCGGTGAACGTCGGCCTGAGCGTTTCGAGGGTCGGGGGCGCGGCCCAGGTGAAGGCCATGAAGCAGGTCGCCGGTCGCCTGCGGCTGGACCTCGCGCAGTACCGCGCGCTGGAGGCCTTCGCGCAGTTCGGGTCCGAGCTGGATGCCACCACGCAGCGTCAGCTCGAGCGCGGCAAGCGGATCGTCGAGGTGCTCAAGCAGCCGCAGTACGCGCCGATGGCCGTGGAGGATCAGATCATGGTCATCTACGCGGTGACCAACGGGCACCTGGACAAGGTGGACGTGGACAAGGTGCGCGCGTGGGAGCGCGGCTTCCTGGAGTTCGTCCGAACCCAGCGCGGTGAACTCGCCGAGCGGGTGCGCGAGGAGAAGAAACTCGGCGACGAGCTGGAGGAGGACCTGAAGGCGGCCATCACCACCTTCCACGACCGCTTCGAGTCGGGCGGGGAAGCCGAGGCGGCCTGA
- the atpE gene encoding ATP synthase F0 subunit C yields MLSILGVIQDAAAVDGGQGLAMLGRAVGAGVAVIGAGLGIGRIGGSMAEAMARQPEMAGQIQTAALILAVLIEGAAMFALVIALLIPIS; encoded by the coding sequence ATGCTCTCCATTCTTGGAGTGATTCAGGACGCCGCTGCGGTCGACGGGGGCCAGGGCCTGGCGATGCTGGGTCGGGCCGTGGGCGCTGGTGTCGCCGTCATCGGGGCGGGACTCGGAATCGGCCGCATCGGCGGCAGCATGGCCGAGGCCATGGCGCGGCAGCCGGAGATGGCCGGTCAGATCCAGACGGCCGCGCTGATCCTGGCGGTGTTGATCGAAGGTGCGGCGATGTTCGCGCTCGTGATCGCGCTGCTGATCCCGATTTCCTGA
- a CDS encoding MoxR family ATPase has product MEASAAPRIEDDKDVDLLGKLGESRRSLEHEIGRRVVGQADIVEGLLTAILADGHALLVGVPGLAKTLLVSTLAQALDLKFSRIQFTPDLMPADITGTEVLEEDRSTGKRVFRFMQGPIFGNIVLADEINRAPPKTQAALLQAMQERSVTAGNETFRLSPPFFVLATQNPIEQEGTYPLPEAQLDRFMFELRIGYPTREEEERIAMETTGAPAEPIHPVMTGAELCDLQGLVRRVPAPPSLVQYAVRLVRSTRPEEADTPELTRSLVSWGAGPRASQYLVLGAKARAAMDGRGVPNLEDVRAVAPSVLRHRVVPNFEAEAEGRDAESIVDELIERSRSWT; this is encoded by the coding sequence ATGGAAGCCAGCGCAGCACCCCGCATAGAAGACGACAAGGACGTCGACCTGCTCGGCAAGCTGGGCGAGTCTCGGCGCTCCCTGGAGCACGAGATCGGGCGGCGAGTCGTCGGTCAGGCGGACATCGTGGAAGGGCTCCTGACCGCCATCCTGGCCGATGGGCACGCGCTGCTCGTCGGGGTGCCGGGGCTGGCGAAGACGTTGCTGGTGTCGACCCTGGCGCAGGCGCTCGACCTGAAGTTCAGCCGCATCCAGTTCACCCCCGACCTGATGCCCGCCGATATCACGGGCACGGAAGTGCTGGAGGAGGACCGCTCCACCGGCAAGCGGGTGTTTCGCTTCATGCAGGGACCGATCTTCGGCAACATCGTGCTGGCGGACGAGATCAACCGGGCACCACCGAAGACGCAGGCGGCGCTTCTGCAGGCCATGCAGGAGCGATCGGTCACCGCCGGCAACGAGACGTTTCGGCTGTCCCCACCGTTCTTCGTGCTGGCGACGCAGAACCCCATCGAGCAGGAGGGCACCTACCCGCTGCCCGAGGCCCAACTGGACAGGTTCATGTTCGAGTTGCGTATCGGCTATCCCACGCGCGAGGAAGAGGAACGCATCGCCATGGAGACCACCGGCGCGCCGGCCGAGCCGATTCATCCCGTTATGACGGGCGCCGAGCTGTGCGATCTCCAGGGCCTCGTGCGGCGCGTCCCCGCGCCTCCGTCGCTGGTGCAGTACGCGGTGCGCCTGGTCCGATCCACCCGCCCGGAAGAGGCCGACACTCCCGAACTGACGCGGAGCCTGGTATCCTGGGGGGCGGGACCGCGCGCATCCCAGTATCTTGTGTTGGGGGCCAAGGCCCGCGCGGCCATGGACGGACGCGGGGTGCCGAACCTGGAGGATGTCCGCGCCGTGGCGCCGTCGGTCCTTCGGCACAGAGTAGTACCGAACTTCGAGGCGGAAGCGGAAGGTCGCGACGCCGAGAGCATCGTCGACGAACTGATCGAACGAAGTCGTTCATGGACGTAG
- the atpH gene encoding ATP synthase F1 subunit delta encodes MEGTIVARSYASALHDIGERNGVADRFGEELQRLAELIRQEPRVRQFIEAPTVEVADKKSVLRSALGAEFHPLLVNFVLVVVNKRRQRLLGEIAREYQTIRDDTKGHLRAEITLAREPDERLEEEISSTLSRRLGRLLIPHFRVDPKILGGIRVRYEDRVIDGTLRRRLIAMRRAMLSAELMR; translated from the coding sequence GTGGAAGGCACGATCGTCGCGCGCAGCTACGCCTCCGCGCTCCACGACATCGGCGAGCGCAACGGCGTCGCGGATCGCTTCGGCGAGGAGCTGCAGCGACTCGCCGAGCTGATCCGGCAGGAGCCGCGCGTGCGTCAGTTCATCGAGGCGCCCACGGTGGAGGTCGCGGATAAGAAGTCCGTGCTGCGGTCCGCGCTCGGCGCCGAGTTCCACCCGCTGCTCGTGAACTTCGTGCTCGTGGTGGTGAACAAGCGCCGGCAGCGCCTGCTGGGCGAGATCGCGCGCGAGTATCAGACCATTCGCGACGACACGAAGGGGCACCTGCGAGCCGAGATCACGCTCGCGCGTGAGCCGGACGAGCGGCTGGAGGAGGAAATCTCCAGCACCCTGTCGCGCAGGCTGGGACGCTTGCTGATCCCGCACTTCCGGGTGGACCCGAAGATCCTGGGCGGCATCCGGGTGCGATACGAGGACCGCGTGATAGACGGGACCCTGCGGCGGCGCCTGATTGCCATGCGGCGGGCGATGCTGTCGGCGGAATTGATGCGATAA
- the thiO gene encoding glycine oxidase ThiO, with protein MKAARSPDVVVVGGGVIGCAVARAVSLRGMRVQVVERAIPGREATWAAAGMLAPRSEATEAGASLDLGLRSLASYPELAAALLEESGVDVGLTLDGKLDVALSEREAAALRGRARSVAGLEWVEPSTLRRLEPRLSREVVGGAWAEDEGSVDSRRLARALWLAAARAGARFRLGIDATSVNPESKGALRVELADGITLRAAFVVVAAGAWSGRLGGLPRALPVRPVRGQMAAVRATEGPRHVVFGSAGYALARGGLVLAGATEEDAGYRDETTAAGIAAVLGGLVRLFPDLGGAAVVETWSGLRPGSPDGAPLLGPDPDVPGLWYATGHYRSGILLAPETGRVCADGIAAGVPAPVAFSPARFGARQHPLEAVAPPVSGGPTR; from the coding sequence GTGAAGGCGGCGCGGAGCCCCGACGTCGTGGTCGTCGGCGGCGGCGTCATCGGCTGCGCCGTCGCCCGCGCCGTCTCCCTGCGGGGCATGCGCGTGCAGGTGGTGGAACGAGCGATCCCGGGGCGCGAGGCGACGTGGGCGGCAGCCGGGATGCTCGCGCCCCGCTCCGAGGCGACCGAGGCCGGGGCGTCCCTGGACCTGGGACTCAGGTCGCTGGCGAGCTACCCGGAGCTCGCCGCGGCTTTGCTGGAGGAGTCGGGCGTCGATGTAGGCCTCACGCTCGACGGCAAGCTGGACGTCGCGCTGTCCGAGCGGGAGGCCGCCGCGCTCCGAGGGCGCGCGCGGAGCGTGGCGGGGCTGGAGTGGGTGGAGCCGTCAACGCTGCGTCGGCTGGAACCACGGCTGTCCCGCGAGGTCGTCGGCGGCGCCTGGGCAGAGGACGAGGGCTCGGTCGACAGCCGTCGACTGGCGCGCGCGCTGTGGCTCGCCGCGGCGCGGGCCGGCGCGCGCTTCCGGCTGGGGATCGACGCGACCTCGGTGAACCCGGAATCGAAGGGAGCGCTGCGCGTCGAGCTCGCGGACGGAATCACGCTGCGGGCGGCGTTCGTGGTGGTGGCCGCGGGGGCCTGGTCGGGGCGGCTCGGCGGGCTTCCTCGCGCGCTTCCGGTGCGCCCGGTGCGAGGGCAGATGGCGGCGGTCCGGGCGACGGAGGGACCGCGCCACGTGGTGTTCGGCTCGGCTGGATACGCGCTGGCCCGTGGGGGCCTGGTCCTGGCGGGCGCCACCGAGGAGGACGCCGGCTATCGCGACGAGACGACCGCGGCCGGGATCGCCGCGGTCCTGGGAGGGCTGGTTCGGCTGTTCCCCGATCTGGGCGGGGCGGCGGTGGTGGAAACCTGGTCCGGGCTGCGGCCCGGGTCGCCGGACGGCGCCCCGCTGCTCGGTCCGGATCCCGACGTGCCCGGGCTCTGGTACGCGACGGGACACTACCGCAGCGGCATCCTGCTCGCGCCCGAAACGGGACGCGTGTGCGCGGACGGCATCGCGGCGGGCGTGCCCGCGCCGGTGGCTTTCTCGCCCGCCCGGTTCGGCGCCCGGCAGCACCCCCTCGAGGCGGTCGCGCCGCCCGTGTCCGGAGGCCCGACGAGGTGA